The Acetivibrio saccincola genome window below encodes:
- the sleB gene encoding spore cortex-lytic enzyme, whose amino-acid sequence MRKRNLLASIILIITSILAGTLYTYKDGIFDLYRYSRSAVSYYGSRSQEVVEIQTRLKKWGYYDGKIDGVYGIKTYRAVRKFQAKNGLKVDGVAGSQTLAALGIPTGSTGQSSDNNNLNLLAHIIHGEARGEPYVGQVAVGAVILNRVRDSRFPNTIAGVIYQPGAFEAVADGQINLPPNETSYKAARDALNGWDPTGGAIYYYNPATAKSKWIWTREIITTIGKHNFAK is encoded by the coding sequence TTGCGCAAAAGAAATTTATTAGCAAGCATAATACTTATTATCACATCGATACTTGCAGGTACACTATATACTTATAAAGACGGTATTTTTGATTTGTACAGGTACAGCCGCAGTGCTGTATCCTATTACGGCTCAAGAAGCCAGGAAGTTGTAGAAATTCAAACCCGGCTAAAAAAATGGGGATACTATGACGGAAAAATAGACGGGGTTTATGGTATAAAAACTTACAGGGCAGTAAGAAAATTTCAGGCCAAAAACGGTTTAAAAGTGGACGGGGTAGCGGGCTCACAAACTTTGGCAGCACTGGGCATCCCCACAGGCAGTACCGGACAGAGCTCAGACAACAACAATTTAAATCTGCTGGCACATATAATACATGGTGAAGCAAGGGGTGAGCCATATGTGGGTCAGGTGGCTGTGGGAGCAGTTATACTAAACCGTGTACGGGACAGCAGGTTCCCCAATACCATCGCAGGCGTTATCTACCAGCCTGGAGCCTTTGAAGCAGTAGCTGACGGACAAATTAATCTTCCTCCTAATGAAACTTCATATAAGGCAGCCCGGGATGCTTTAAACGGATGGGATCCCACCGGCGGGGCAATTTACTACTACAATCCGGCAACAGCCAAAAGCAAATGGATATGGACAAGAGAGATAATCACAACTATAGGAAAACATAACTTTGCAAAGTAA
- a CDS encoding S41 family peptidase has protein sequence MKKVKLMVAITMMVCFLMTGVSFAEDGYLDSDYFNSVMDMIEDSYSGDISREELLEGALRGMFDTMDDYTLYYTKEEAEDYLNDIEGTYKGIGISFNRSDEEIVIVKVFKSSPAERAGIKKGDIIKKVDGVDVSNKNADEVASMIKGEEGTTVTLGIVRENMSQLIEIEVVREEIKIEPGEYRIENDIGYIKLETFNSNAKSFINEALKEMDENNIKKIILDLRDNPGGEVGQAVAIAEKFVPIGLITRLEFKSESERDQIYTSKLLKPKYELVVLVNEMSASASEILAGAIQDREAGILVGTKTYGKAKVQSIFPIITPKAYKKYKDEYGTSFINAYDILKKHKFYPPDNEIIGWIKMTVGRYYTPKGRMIDGVGLEPDVFVENVIKGVDVSTISLLSKTDKPGLGSESIDVYNAKKMLVLLGYEVGNMDGFMDEITFKSIAEFQKDSGLYPYGVLDFSTQDVLNAKFQKVIPEQDLQYYQAVKILSSRF, from the coding sequence ATGAAAAAAGTAAAATTAATGGTAGCAATTACAATGATGGTTTGTTTTTTAATGACAGGAGTAAGCTTTGCAGAGGACGGGTACCTAGACTCAGACTATTTTAACAGTGTTATGGATATGATAGAGGATAGTTACAGTGGGGATATATCCAGAGAAGAGCTTTTAGAAGGTGCCTTAAGGGGCATGTTTGATACCATGGATGATTATACCCTGTACTACACAAAGGAAGAGGCAGAGGACTACTTAAATGATATTGAAGGTACTTATAAGGGAATAGGAATCTCCTTTAACAGATCAGATGAGGAAATAGTTATTGTAAAAGTGTTTAAATCCTCACCTGCAGAGAGAGCAGGTATTAAAAAAGGAGATATCATTAAAAAAGTGGATGGTGTGGATGTTTCCAATAAAAACGCTGATGAAGTGGCTTCAATGATAAAAGGTGAAGAGGGAACAACGGTGACCCTTGGGATAGTCAGGGAAAATATGAGCCAGCTTATAGAAATTGAAGTTGTAAGGGAAGAAATAAAAATAGAACCCGGTGAGTACAGAATAGAAAATGATATTGGCTACATTAAGCTTGAAACCTTTAACTCCAACGCCAAAAGCTTTATTAACGAAGCTTTAAAGGAGATGGATGAAAACAATATAAAGAAAATAATACTTGATTTAAGGGATAATCCTGGCGGGGAAGTGGGTCAGGCAGTTGCAATTGCCGAGAAATTTGTGCCTATAGGTCTTATTACCCGCTTGGAGTTTAAGTCAGAGTCTGAAAGGGATCAGATATATACTTCAAAACTTTTAAAGCCCAAATATGAACTGGTGGTGCTGGTAAATGAAATGAGTGCCAGTGCATCTGAAATACTGGCCGGTGCTATACAGGACAGGGAAGCGGGAATTTTAGTGGGAACAAAGACATACGGAAAGGCTAAAGTTCAAAGCATTTTTCCCATTATAACACCAAAGGCTTATAAGAAGTACAAAGATGAGTACGGAACAAGTTTTATAAATGCATATGATATATTGAAAAAACATAAATTTTACCCGCCGGATAATGAAATAATCGGGTGGATAAAAATGACGGTGGGAAGATACTATACACCCAAGGGAAGAATGATAGACGGGGTAGGCTTAGAACCGGATGTATTTGTGGAAAATGTGATAAAGGGTGTTGATGTAAGCACAATCAGCTTATTAAGTAAAACTGATAAGCCAGGCTTGGGCTCAGAAAGCATTGATGTTTATAATGCAAAAAAAATGTTGGTTTTACTCGGGTATGAAGTTGGCAATATGGATGGTTTTATGGATGAAATAACTTTTAAATCCATTGCTGAATTTCAAAAGGATTCAGGTCTCTATCCTTATGGTGTGCTTGACTTTTCAACCCAGGATGTTTTAAATGCAAAGTTTCAAAAAGTTATACCCGAACAGGACCTTCAATATTACCAAGCGGTAAAAATACTGTCATCCAGATTTTGA
- a CDS encoding Tex family protein, whose protein sequence is MADIVSALIKEFNIKPFQAENTIKLIDEGNTIPFIARYRKEMTGELDDQTLREFHERLVYLRNLEARKEEVKRLIEEQGKLTEDIVNNLSKAVTLQEVEDIYRPFRPKRRTRATVAREKGLEPLADMIFSQEPLNAPVEEIAKTFINAEKEVNTVEEALKGAMDIIAEEISDNAEFRKDIRKIFTQSGVIVSKAKKEEDSVYNMYYDFSEPVSKIPGHRILAINRGEKEEFLQVKIEVPKEKVLEYLKRKVIKNPPVPASKYVEEAMEDSYERLIFPSIEREVRNELTDTAQEQAMKVFALNLKNLLLQPPVKGKIVMGVDPAYRTGCKIAVVDDTGKVLDVGVIYPTPPQNKTEEAKKNVTELINKHNVDLISIGNGTASRETEIFIADLIKELDREVYYMVVSEAGASVYSASKLAAEEFPDFDVSLRSAVSIARRLQDPLAELVKIDPKAIGVGQYQHDMNQKRLGETLKGVVEDCVNSVGVDLNTASSSLLSYISGINSTVAKNIVEYREIHGKFKNRKELKKVKKLGEKAFEQCAGFLRIPEGDNILDNTSVHPESYDFAQKLIEKMGYTLEDVKEKRLAKFKEEVDKRGISNLAEEIGVGVPTLRDIVNELLKPGRDPRDELPKPIFQKDVLDIEDLRPGMELTGTVRNVADFGAFVDIGVHQDGLVHISELSDKYVKSPMDIVAVGDIVKVRVLEVDVKRKRISLSMRHCR, encoded by the coding sequence ATGGCGGATATTGTTTCGGCACTGATTAAAGAGTTTAATATAAAGCCTTTTCAAGCGGAAAATACAATAAAGTTAATAGATGAGGGAAATACCATCCCCTTTATTGCAAGATACAGAAAGGAAATGACCGGCGAGCTGGATGACCAGACTTTAAGGGAATTTCATGAAAGACTGGTTTATTTAAGGAATTTAGAGGCAAGAAAGGAAGAAGTTAAAAGGTTAATTGAAGAGCAGGGGAAGCTTACAGAGGATATTGTAAATAATCTTTCAAAGGCTGTTACGCTGCAGGAAGTTGAAGATATATACAGACCCTTCAGACCAAAGAGGAGAACCCGGGCTACAGTGGCAAGGGAAAAGGGTCTTGAACCTTTAGCGGATATGATTTTCTCCCAGGAGCCATTAAATGCCCCTGTGGAAGAGATAGCAAAGACTTTTATAAATGCTGAAAAAGAAGTAAATACCGTTGAAGAAGCCCTGAAAGGTGCCATGGATATTATTGCAGAAGAAATTTCTGACAATGCTGAATTTAGAAAAGATATTAGAAAAATATTTACCCAGTCAGGGGTAATTGTGTCAAAGGCCAAAAAGGAAGAGGATTCCGTATATAACATGTATTACGATTTTTCAGAGCCGGTTTCTAAAATACCCGGGCATAGGATTCTTGCCATAAACAGGGGTGAAAAGGAAGAGTTTTTACAGGTAAAAATAGAGGTGCCAAAGGAAAAGGTACTTGAATACCTGAAAAGAAAGGTTATAAAAAACCCGCCGGTGCCTGCTTCTAAATATGTTGAAGAGGCTATGGAGGATTCCTATGAGCGGCTGATTTTCCCTTCAATTGAAAGGGAAGTTAGAAATGAGCTTACAGATACTGCCCAGGAACAGGCTATGAAGGTTTTTGCACTGAATTTAAAAAATCTTCTGCTTCAGCCTCCTGTAAAGGGCAAGATAGTAATGGGAGTGGATCCGGCCTACAGGACAGGGTGTAAAATTGCTGTTGTTGACGATACAGGAAAGGTTTTGGATGTGGGTGTAATTTATCCCACACCTCCCCAAAACAAAACAGAAGAGGCTAAAAAAAATGTCACTGAGTTAATAAACAAGCATAATGTTGATTTGATTTCCATTGGAAACGGTACGGCTTCAAGGGAGACGGAAATTTTTATTGCAGATCTTATAAAGGAGCTGGACAGGGAAGTATACTACATGGTTGTCAGTGAAGCGGGTGCTTCTGTGTATTCAGCTTCAAAGCTTGCAGCAGAAGAGTTTCCGGATTTTGATGTTTCCTTAAGAAGTGCGGTGTCAATAGCAAGGCGTCTCCAGGACCCTTTAGCAGAGCTTGTTAAGATAGATCCAAAGGCAATAGGTGTGGGACAGTACCAGCATGATATGAATCAAAAAAGGTTGGGAGAGACGTTAAAAGGAGTGGTGGAAGACTGTGTAAACAGCGTTGGTGTAGATTTAAACACTGCTTCCAGTTCACTTTTGTCCTACATTTCAGGTATTAATTCCACTGTTGCAAAAAATATAGTGGAGTACAGAGAGATACACGGAAAATTTAAAAACAGAAAAGAGCTGAAAAAAGTAAAAAAACTTGGGGAAAAGGCATTTGAACAGTGTGCAGGTTTTTTAAGAATACCGGAGGGGGACAATATTTTAGACAATACTTCCGTGCACCCGGAATCCTACGATTTTGCCCAAAAGCTTATTGAGAAAATGGGGTATACTTTAGAAGATGTGAAGGAAAAAAGGCTTGCCAAATTTAAAGAAGAGGTGGATAAAAGGGGGATATCCAATCTGGCGGAAGAGATTGGAGTTGGGGTTCCTACCTTGCGGGACATAGTGAATGAGCTGTTAAAGCCTGGAAGAGACCCAAGGGATGAGCTTCCAAAGCCAATATTTCAAAAAGATGTACTTGATATTGAGGATTTAAGACCCGGTATGGAATTGACGGGTACCGTAAGGAATGTTGCTGACTTTGGTGCCTTTGTTGATATAGGCGTTCATCAGGATGGTTTGGTGCACATTTCTGAATTAAGTGATAAATATGTGAAAAGCCCAATGGATATAGTGGCTGTGGGGGATATTGTAAAGGTTAGGGTACTTGAAGTTGATGTAAAAAGAAAGAGAATATCCCTGTCTATGAGGCATTGCAGGTGA
- a CDS encoding membrane trafficking protein: MNDSFNKKLSELLGKMDERILKAKINSALEMLNNGEYEEIAKKINKMDKDELIEKMDSFDVSKLKGLNINKEEIKQKINSADIDRLARLIGEKGDILAEKFKELLSQI; the protein is encoded by the coding sequence ATGAACGATTCATTTAATAAAAAACTGTCAGAACTTTTGGGAAAGATGGATGAAAGAATACTTAAGGCAAAGATTAATTCCGCCCTTGAAATGTTGAACAACGGTGAGTACGAAGAAATTGCAAAAAAGATTAATAAAATGGACAAAGACGAATTAATTGAAAAAATGGACAGCTTTGATGTATCAAAATTAAAAGGTTTAAATATCAACAAAGAGGAAATAAAGCAAAAAATTAATTCTGCTGATATTGATAGACTGGCAAGGCTTATTGGGGAAAAAGGAGATATACTTGCTGAAAAATTTAAAGAATTACTAAGCCAAATTTAA
- a CDS encoding cytochrome c biogenesis CcdA family protein: MFKLYLLAFIEGISTFISPCVLPLIPVYFFYLMGADSEGDLKHEDGNGKNKRRLLINSLGFVLGFTVLFTVLGASATFIGGFLSRNNDILRKVSSILIIIFGLSYMGMLNFKFLMKERRLNYQFNNLKFFSSALLGMVFGFSWTQCTGPILGAVLAKAANLETILSGITLLLVYSAGIGLPFIISALMFESLKGAFNFIKKHSNKIKTVSGILLVAFGVAMFFDLIRFNF; this comes from the coding sequence TTGTTTAAACTTTATTTACTTGCTTTTATAGAGGGAATTTCTACATTTATATCACCATGTGTTTTACCTCTTATACCCGTTTACTTCTTTTACCTTATGGGAGCGGATTCAGAAGGGGATTTAAAGCATGAGGACGGTAATGGGAAAAATAAAAGGAGGCTTTTAATTAATTCATTAGGTTTTGTATTGGGATTTACCGTGCTATTTACCGTATTAGGAGCCAGCGCCACCTTTATAGGAGGTTTTTTAAGTAGGAATAACGATATTTTGCGAAAAGTAAGCAGCATTTTAATTATTATATTCGGGTTATCCTATATGGGTATGCTAAATTTTAAATTTTTAATGAAAGAAAGAAGATTGAATTATCAGTTTAACAATTTAAAATTCTTTAGTTCTGCCCTTTTAGGGATGGTTTTTGGATTTAGCTGGACCCAGTGCACAGGACCAATATTAGGTGCTGTTTTAGCTAAAGCTGCAAATCTTGAGACTATACTAAGCGGAATAACATTACTCCTTGTTTATTCAGCAGGGATTGGGCTTCCCTTTATAATATCAGCGCTAATGTTTGAAAGCCTTAAAGGTGCTTTTAACTTTATAAAAAAACACAGCAATAAAATAAAAACCGTTTCCGGCATTTTGCTGGTGGCTTTTGGAGTTGCTATGTTTTTTGATTTAATTAGATTTAATTTTTAA
- a CDS encoding NAD(P)/FAD-dependent oxidoreductase — protein MIFLRYVILGNGAAGISAAETLRSLDELSEITIISEENVPTYTKFLLPDYVGGRLPREKLFLRSMKNYEENKINLMLNKKVDKIDVENKCIKLNCGTIVEYDKLLAATGAKPVIPKIDGLENSDYLTINTITDADIIRNRASAGKNAVIVGGGLTGVETAYALKNLGMNTTIVEREDSILPQHLDSMGSEIFINQVQEDGIDVLLSKNMVFVSSGEEKYVEFSDGEKIKYDMLVIAIGTRPCLDIFEGTEIKCQRGVLVNRYLESSVKDVYAAGDVSESQSYQARGYVSGYIWSNALTQGKCAAFNMAGQPKEFTTSEAASSAVRLRDVPLISMGLVKPDEKDFEVVVELDKESNMYKKIVLKDNKVKGMIFIGDVKTGNIIADYIRKYKDISDIKHLIFSGS, from the coding sequence GTGATTTTTTTGCGCTACGTAATTTTGGGAAATGGTGCTGCAGGAATCTCTGCTGCAGAAACTCTCAGAAGTTTAGATGAATTAAGCGAAATAACAATAATAAGTGAAGAAAATGTACCTACATACACTAAATTTTTGCTCCCTGACTATGTGGGGGGGAGACTTCCCAGAGAAAAACTTTTTTTAAGAAGCATGAAAAATTATGAAGAAAATAAAATCAATCTTATGCTTAATAAAAAAGTTGATAAAATTGATGTAGAAAACAAGTGCATAAAACTTAACTGCGGAACTATAGTAGAATACGACAAACTTCTTGCTGCCACCGGTGCAAAACCTGTAATTCCTAAAATTGACGGGTTGGAAAACTCAGATTACCTTACCATAAACACCATTACCGATGCAGATATTATAAGAAACAGGGCATCTGCAGGAAAAAACGCGGTGATAGTAGGCGGGGGGCTTACAGGTGTGGAAACAGCCTATGCTTTAAAAAACCTTGGTATGAACACCACCATCGTGGAAAGGGAAGACTCTATACTTCCCCAGCACTTAGACAGTATGGGTTCAGAAATTTTTATAAACCAGGTGCAGGAAGACGGCATAGATGTTTTGCTTTCTAAAAACATGGTATTTGTATCTTCTGGAGAAGAAAAATATGTGGAGTTTTCAGACGGGGAAAAAATAAAATATGATATGTTGGTTATAGCCATAGGAACAAGACCCTGCCTTGACATATTTGAAGGAACGGAAATTAAGTGTCAGAGGGGTGTTCTTGTAAACCGGTATTTAGAATCATCAGTTAAAGATGTTTATGCAGCGGGAGACGTATCAGAATCCCAAAGTTACCAGGCAAGGGGATATGTTTCAGGGTACATATGGTCAAATGCCCTTACCCAGGGTAAATGTGCTGCTTTTAATATGGCGGGTCAGCCAAAAGAATTTACAACTTCTGAAGCTGCCAGCAGCGCCGTCAGGCTCAGGGACGTGCCCCTTATTTCAATGGGACTTGTAAAGCCCGATGAAAAGGATTTTGAGGTGGTAGTAGAGCTTGACAAAGAATCCAATATGTATAAAAAGATTGTTTTAAAGGACAATAAGGTTAAGGGAATGATTTTTATAGGTGATGTGAAAACCGGAAATATAATTGCAGATTACATTCGGAAATATAAAGATATTTCTGACATTAAGCACCTGATTTTCTCCGGCAGCTGA
- a CDS encoding mannose-1-phosphate guanyltransferase: MKAVIMAGGEGSRLRPLTCDIPKPMVPIVNVPVMEHIINLLRKHGIKEIAVTLAYLPQKIKDYFGNGSNFGVNIYYFTEDVPLGTAGSVKNAEEFLDETFVVISGDSLTNMDITKALEFHREKKSLATLVLTRVDVPLEYGVVITNENGNIEGFLEKPSWGEVFSDTVNTGTYILEPRVLRYLEKNKKTDFSQDLFPMLLKKREPIFGHVTDGYWCDIGDLRAYLQAHYDVLEKKIDIDMEAEEIKPGVFVGSGTIIDPGATINAPCLIGKNCQIEKRAVVDSFCIIGNNNVLEEDVSLKRSVVWDGNYIEKGSQIRGAILCNNSNLKHYVHVYENAVVGDNCIINERVIIKPNVKIWPQKTVEPLAVVDRNIIWGSKYSRGIFGENGLSGIINVDITPEFATRLGAAYGSVLKKGSKIVVSSTTSSSARMFKHAFISGILSVGIEVFNLSSLLTPISRHAISFLSVEGGIHIKNADDNPNKLKVDFMDSKGASISRVMERKIENSFFREDFKRCSGEEISRLNNITDFKNYYVKSILNEVDVETIRKNPPKLCIVSPSDFVISTVVPMLTDLGCRVVSFSSANLSEHAAIVDEIKSSDANFAAYIDSNGERLVFVDRCGNIVEDDLFLALTSLITFKTSPESNVVVPITAPSVIEIIAEKYGGKVVRTKTSPQAVMEQMLNHNLFKNKKDMNQFLLNFDALAGLVKIIEYLCVENTTLTDSLEEIPKFYLSKKKIFCPWELKGRVMRTLITEKEGEKVELLDGVKFIFEKGWALVLPDADMPLCRVYAEGESAEIAEEISEKYIEKIKKIINSQNT, translated from the coding sequence ATGAAAGCTGTAATTATGGCGGGTGGGGAAGGTTCAAGGTTGAGACCTCTTACTTGTGATATTCCCAAGCCTATGGTGCCCATAGTGAATGTTCCAGTTATGGAGCATATTATCAACCTCTTAAGGAAACATGGAATTAAAGAGATAGCTGTTACTTTAGCGTACTTGCCCCAAAAAATAAAAGACTACTTTGGCAACGGGTCAAATTTCGGGGTAAATATTTACTATTTTACCGAAGATGTTCCCTTAGGCACAGCGGGAAGCGTAAAAAACGCTGAAGAATTTCTTGATGAAACATTTGTTGTAATTAGTGGTGATTCCCTCACCAATATGGATATTACAAAGGCACTTGAATTTCATAGAGAAAAAAAATCCCTGGCCACACTGGTTCTTACAAGGGTTGATGTCCCCTTAGAATACGGGGTGGTGATAACCAATGAAAACGGCAATATAGAGGGTTTTTTAGAAAAACCCAGCTGGGGGGAAGTTTTCAGCGATACCGTCAATACAGGGACTTATATTTTAGAACCCAGGGTTTTAAGATATCTTGAAAAGAATAAAAAGACAGATTTTAGCCAGGATTTATTTCCTATGCTTCTAAAGAAAAGGGAACCTATTTTTGGGCATGTAACTGACGGTTACTGGTGCGATATAGGAGACCTTAGGGCATATCTCCAGGCACATTATGATGTTTTGGAAAAAAAGATTGATATAGATATGGAAGCAGAAGAGATTAAACCAGGGGTTTTTGTGGGAAGCGGCACTATAATTGACCCTGGTGCCACAATTAACGCCCCCTGTCTCATAGGTAAAAACTGCCAGATAGAAAAAAGGGCTGTGGTGGACAGTTTTTGCATTATCGGGAACAATAATGTCCTTGAAGAGGATGTCTCCCTAAAGAGAAGTGTTGTGTGGGACGGCAACTACATAGAGAAGGGCTCTCAAATCAGGGGGGCTATACTGTGCAACAACTCCAATCTCAAGCACTATGTCCATGTGTATGAAAATGCAGTGGTAGGCGATAATTGTATCATAAACGAAAGGGTAATTATAAAGCCTAATGTTAAAATATGGCCTCAAAAAACAGTGGAGCCTTTAGCGGTGGTTGACAGAAATATAATCTGGGGTTCAAAGTATTCCAGGGGTATTTTTGGAGAAAACGGCTTGTCCGGCATTATTAATGTGGACATAACCCCGGAGTTTGCCACAAGGCTTGGGGCTGCCTATGGCTCTGTCTTAAAAAAAGGCTCAAAAATTGTTGTAAGCTCTACAACATCAAGTTCGGCCAGAATGTTTAAGCACGCCTTTATATCGGGTATTTTGTCTGTGGGAATTGAAGTTTTTAACCTAAGCAGTTTGCTTACTCCTATATCACGTCATGCAATAAGCTTTCTCTCTGTAGAAGGCGGGATACATATAAAAAATGCAGATGACAATCCAAATAAACTGAAAGTGGATTTTATGGACTCTAAAGGAGCCAGCATAAGCAGGGTAATGGAGAGAAAAATTGAAAATTCTTTTTTCCGTGAAGACTTTAAGCGCTGCTCAGGGGAAGAAATCAGCAGGCTCAATAATATAACTGATTTTAAAAACTACTATGTAAAGTCCATTTTAAATGAAGTGGATGTGGAAACCATTAGAAAGAATCCGCCAAAGCTTTGCATTGTTTCCCCTTCTGATTTTGTTATATCAACAGTGGTGCCCATGCTTACGGATTTAGGCTGCAGGGTTGTAAGTTTTTCTTCTGCAAATTTAAGTGAGCATGCTGCCATTGTAGATGAGATTAAAAGCAGCGATGCTAATTTTGCAGCCTATATAGACAGCAACGGGGAAAGGCTTGTTTTTGTAGACAGGTGCGGGAACATTGTAGAAGATGATTTATTTTTGGCACTGACATCTTTAATTACATTTAAAACATCCCCTGAGTCCAATGTGGTGGTGCCTATTACTGCCCCTTCCGTAATTGAAATTATAGCAGAAAAGTACGGCGGAAAAGTGGTTAGGACAAAGACTTCACCCCAGGCAGTAATGGAGCAGATGCTAAATCACAATTTATTTAAAAATAAAAAGGACATGAATCAATTTTTGCTTAATTTTGACGCCTTAGCAGGTCTTGTGAAAATAATTGAGTATTTGTGTGTAGAAAATACTACTTTGACAGATTCCTTAGAGGAAATTCCGAAGTTTTATTTAAGCAAGAAAAAGATATTCTGCCCGTGGGAGCTAAAAGGGCGTGTAATGAGAACCCTTATAACTGAAAAGGAAGGGGAAAAAGTTGAATTATTAGACGGGGTTAAGTTTATTTTTGAAAAGGGCTGGGCACTTGTGCTGCCGGATGCAGACATGCCCCTTTGCAGGGTTTATGCAGAAGGGGAAAGTGCTGAAATTGCAGAGGAAATATCTGAAAAGTACATAGAAAAAATAAAGAAAATTATAAATTCCCAAAATACATAA
- a CDS encoding peptidoglycan-binding domain-containing protein — MLKKSVLVVLVLSVLLISLSANILPVSAQSRLLKEGMSGSDVTALQRDLNTLGYLNVNPTGYFGSLTKAAVIKLQGRYGIAQDGIAGPVTMSLINRLINEQASATRSGGGTILKEGMSGSAVTALQQDLKTLGYFHVNPTGYFGSLTKSAVIKLQADNGIAQDGIAGPVTMSVINRLLNGKSAASQITPATRSSSGSATKGNYLVSWFGGAENIFSIGSTAQVYDIWSGRTFNIKRTYGYNHADVETLTAEDTKILLQIYGGAWSWARRPVIVTVNGRKMAASMAGMPHAGVDSVAANAYIQSRSGGYGPGYNLDAVKGNNMDGVFDIHFLNSKTHGTNRVDTNHQNAVKTAAEWAEKNNF, encoded by the coding sequence ATGCTTAAGAAATCTGTTCTGGTTGTGTTGGTCTTGTCAGTCTTACTCATTAGCCTTTCTGCTAATATCTTGCCTGTTTCCGCTCAATCCCGGCTGCTTAAAGAAGGCATGAGTGGAAGTGATGTTACAGCATTGCAAAGAGACTTAAATACTTTAGGATACCTGAATGTAAATCCTACAGGATATTTTGGTTCCCTTACAAAGGCTGCTGTTATAAAACTGCAGGGAAGGTATGGAATTGCCCAGGACGGAATTGCAGGACCTGTTACAATGTCCCTTATAAACAGACTTATAAATGAACAGGCCAGCGCTACAAGATCCGGCGGAGGAACCATCTTAAAGGAAGGCATGAGCGGTTCTGCTGTTACAGCATTGCAGCAGGATCTAAAAACACTGGGTTACTTCCATGTAAATCCCACAGGATATTTTGGAAGCCTTACAAAAAGTGCTGTAATAAAGCTTCAGGCAGATAACGGCATTGCCCAGGACGGAATTGCAGGACCTGTTACAATGTCGGTGATAAACAGGCTTTTAAATGGTAAGAGTGCTGCAAGCCAAATTACACCAGCTACAAGATCAAGTTCTGGTTCAGCAACAAAAGGAAACTATCTGGTTTCATGGTTTGGAGGAGCAGAAAATATCTTCTCTATAGGAAGCACAGCTCAGGTTTATGACATTTGGAGCGGGCGCACATTTAATATAAAAAGGACATATGGGTACAACCATGCAGACGTAGAAACCCTTACTGCAGAAGATACAAAAATATTGCTTCAAATATACGGTGGAGCATGGAGCTGGGCCAGAAGACCTGTTATTGTTACGGTAAACGGGCGTAAAATGGCAGCTTCCATGGCAGGTATGCCTCACGCAGGTGTAGACAGTGTAGCTGCAAATGCATACATACAATCCAGAAGCGGGGGATATGGTCCCGGCTACAACTTAGATGCGGTAAAGGGCAATAATATGGATGGTGTCTTTGATATCCATTTCTTAAACAGCAAAACCCACGGAACAAACAGGGTGGACACCAACCACCAGAATGCTGTTAAAACTGCTGCAGAATGGGCAGAGAAAAACAATTTTTAA